The Candidatus Neomarinimicrobiota bacterium genome segment AAAAAACTTAGTAAGTAAACATTTATCTCCAATCAATCTTGAAATTCTTGATATTCATAAAGTTAAATTCAGTAAGTATCATTTTACTATGATAGATAGTTACATAATCCAAATACATAAATGGTTTAAGTTTTTTACTTACTCCAAGAAAAACTCTACTATGGTAGAGTAGATTGGATGAAAATTGTAAAAAAAGTAAAAGGTGAATAATGATAAAAAAATATATTATAAAATATTCAATTGAATTTGTTGTAATTATACTTGGTATAACTGTTTCATTCTGGTTAAACGAATTATCCATTGATAATCAAAATGAGAAAGAAAGAATGAAGGTACTGTCCAGCCTTCAAATGGAAATCAATGAGATTAAATTTTTCTGTGAAGAAAAAAAGGTAACGTGGGGAAATGATATTCGTCTACTGAATGAATTTCTCAATCCAAAGAATGGGACTTTTCATGTTGACAATATTTTAAAAATCACAACAAGTAAAAATAGAATCGAAACATTCATGGTGCTATATCGGGTGTTTAATCCTCCTTTAAATCGATATCAATCCATCATTAATTCTGGGGATCTAAAATATGTGAAATCCGAAAAAGTTAAAGAAATATTAAGTCGCTTACACAATACATCCCTTTCTCATATTGAGACAGCTGTTGAGCACGAAAAACAATTAAAACAGAGTTTTCTCCCATTCCTTACAGAAAACCACCCCAATGTTGTTTTAGCCAGGGATAATAATCGAATATCGGTGAATCGTTATTCAGATATTCTTAACGAAGCCATTAATAGTGACAATCGGTTAAATGCAAAACTTGTTTTGCTTAAACGATATCTTGAGTATAAATCATCTATATTGCAAAAGTATATGATAAACCTTGATGATCTTGATCGGGAGATTAATCTTGTGTTAAGTAATTAATTTACTCCCGGTTTTGTTTCGTCAGCATTTACATCCCCAGCTGTTAGCTGATTGACCATCGACATCATATCAAAGAAATCTTGCTCTTTAGCGATTTTCCCATCTCTCATTGTGACCATTGTGGTTCCCGAAAGATTTAACTTATTTCCAGAAGCAGGTATACCAAAGAAATTGCCTGTATGCGTTCCCTTGAAATTCCAATGCTTTACAAGTCGATCGCCTTGTCCCACCACCTCAAGTACAGTGAATTCTCTATCTGAAAAACCCGTAATGTAATTCATATAATAATTTTTACATGCTTCTATTCCAACAAGATCGCCTTCATCTGTGACGATGACCACGTCCTTCTGAAATCTATCCTCATTTATCATTGAAGTATCCCCTTGTACAAATTTCGTCCAAGTTTCATCATACATGGCTATATTTCTTTCAAGATTTGCCTGTGCATCAACCAATGCCGCAACCTTTTTATCAGATGAAGGAGAACCGCAGTTTGTTGTTGTAGCTAAAAAAACGACACCAACCATTCCATACAACATGTTTTTAGTATTTTTCATAACTGTAAGCTTACGGGAATATTTTCAAATTAACAAAAAGTCCTTAGATGGTGGTCTATAGTGGAGTGGTGAATTAAATTCTTGCGTGATATTAATCTAATTATAACAGTTAAGGATTTCTGGCGCCCAATAACCATGCTACCGCATTTGACAAAAAAATACAAGATTTTACCACTTTTACTGCTCTCATCACTTCTCGCTCAAGAACCTGAGCCCATTAAAGCAGGCGTTGCACCGCCAAGGGGAATCTATGCCCCGGGGGTTAATGTTCTTCATTATGATGTGGAAATCGGAATTGGGGAAAAGTCCGATTGGATTGAAGGATTGGTGAAAATCAAAGTCGCAGTTGAAGAAAACACCCCTGTTCTTTCATTAGATTTTACAGGATTGGAAATTAACGATATTTCAGTTGAAGGCAGGAAAATAGAATATACGTATGAAAAAGGGGTCATTCGAATCCGACTTAAAAATAATCAAAAAGGCGATACTGTTTTGGTTGAAATTTCTTACGAAGGACAACCGGATGATGGTTTAATCCTTGGAAAAAATGTTCATGGAAACCAAACTGCATTTGTAGATAATTGGCCGAATCGTACACGATTTTGGTTACCCTCTATTGACCATCCTTCTGACAAAGCGACGGTTAATTATACCATTCATGCCCCAAAGGAATGGAAAGTAATTTCCAATGGATATCAACCTTACTCACCAACAGAAACACCCGAAAATAGTATGGGCCCTAAAGAAGACCGCCTCACTTGGAAATGGGAGGTGACCGTACCAATTTCACCTTATAATATGGTTATAGGTGCTGCCGATATGGAAATAAGGACAGTCGGTTTGGCTGCTTGTGGAGAAGCACTCGCATCCCAAAGGAAAGATGGCTGTGTTGAAGTGACCACTTGGGTTTATCCTGAAGATGTGAAAAATGCTGAACCGTCATTTCGTCGCGCTGCAGAAATGGTGGATTATTTTACAAAAACAGTTGGTCCATTTCCATTCGAAAAATTAGCAAATGTTCAATCCTCCACACGCTATGGTGGTATGGAAAATGCATCAGCAATATTTTATTCAGAAAATGCTATTGCCAAGGGTCGAAATATTGAAGGGACTGTTTCCCATGAGATTGCCCATCAGTGGTTTGGTGATGCCGTTACGGAATCGAATTGGCATCATCTATGGTTGTCGGAGGGCTTTGCCACATATTTTGGCGCCTTATTTTTCGAACATGCTGATGGTGTTGATGATTTCAAAAAATTAATGGATGGAAGCCGAAAGCGTGTTATTAAATCCAAAGCAACAAATCGACCTATTATTGATCCAGATGAAAAGGATCTTTTTGCACTTCTGAATTCGAACAACTATCCAAAAGGTGGTTGGGTGTTGCACATGCTTCGGGGCATCCTTGGGGATGACCTGTTTTTTAAAGGAATTAAATTCTATTATAAGCGATTTACGCATC includes the following:
- a CDS encoding SnoaL-like domain-containing protein, with translation MKNTKNMLYGMVGVVFLATTTNCGSPSSDKKVAALVDAQANLERNIAMYDETWTKFVQGDTSMINEDRFQKDVVIVTDEGDLVGIEACKNYYMNYITGFSDREFTVLEVVGQGDRLVKHWNFKGTHTGNFFGIPASGNKLNLSGTTMVTMRDGKIAKEQDFFDMMSMVNQLTAGDVNADETKPGVN
- a CDS encoding M1 family metallopeptidase — encoded protein: MLPHLTKKYKILPLLLLSSLLAQEPEPIKAGVAPPRGIYAPGVNVLHYDVEIGIGEKSDWIEGLVKIKVAVEENTPVLSLDFTGLEINDISVEGRKIEYTYEKGVIRIRLKNNQKGDTVLVEISYEGQPDDGLILGKNVHGNQTAFVDNWPNRTRFWLPSIDHPSDKATVNYTIHAPKEWKVISNGYQPYSPTETPENSMGPKEDRLTWKWEVTVPISPYNMVIGAADMEIRTVGLAACGEALASQRKDGCVEVTTWVYPEDVKNAEPSFRRAAEMVDYFTKTVGPFPFEKLANVQSSTRYGGMENASAIFYSENAIAKGRNIEGTVSHEIAHQWFGDAVTESNWHHLWLSEGFATYFGALFFEHADGVDDFKKLMDGSRKRVIKSKATNRPIIDPDEKDLFALLNSNNYPKGGWVLHMLRGILGDDLFFKGIKFYYKRFTHQAVLSEDFQKVMEETSGQDLNWFFQQWIYKPGYPILSLEENWESIDGTNGIMKIRILQRQKSAWPVFKIPTEICWDNDCRSIEINQKINEFQFNFDHKPTQLGVIDPDGWVLKDISSKK